One Parasphingorhabdus cellanae genomic region harbors:
- a CDS encoding magnesium chelatase subunit H, which produces MPGNSRPSVRVVIVTLDNHLSGAVERANQQLAKDNVSIGFYAAADWDRDASVLENAKTDIATADIIISTMLFLEDHVRAIHPALLARRDDCDAMVGIMSTADVVKLTRLGDYDMSKPTKGPLALLKKLRGSKKSGSSGAGQMKMLRRLPKILRFIPGAAQDVRQYFLTLQYWLAGSDDNVVDMVRGLIDKYASGERAVLKGQFEAEPPREYPEVGVYHPDLEERLTEDASKLPKAKKTSGTVGVLMLRSYLLGRDTGHYDGMIEMLEAQGLRVIPAFANGLDSRPAIDKYFVEDGKPVVDAVINLTGFSLVGGPAYNDVDAAVETLSGLDVPYIAAHPIEFQSLEQWGAGQRGLLPLETTMMLAIPELDGAIAPSVFGGRSDGSPEGCSGCSRNCHFATNDNVRAMEFCFERATALAKKVSELIAMRRVERAQRKLAIVLFNFPPNAGAVGSAAHLAVFESLHATLQRLQAEGYDLEAPATVDELRETILHGNAEQFGADANVAVKISADDHVRSEPHLKEIEAQWGPAPGRQQSDGQSIHVYGAHFGNIFVGVQPAFGYEGDPMRLLFEGGFTPTHAFSAFYRYIREDFGAHAALHFGTHGALEFMPGKQAGMSADCWPQRLIGDLPNFYLYASNNPSEGIIAKRRSGATLISYLTPPLAQAGLYKGFTDLKALLERYRVTSDEDQERGDLEDMIRDQCAELDIEAGDMDSLPGRLYEVERELIPQGLHVFGGKLPEDDRNNLVDAMLDATPALERADIEAKLDANDELDALVGALDGNYVPPAPGGDLLHNAEILPTGRNIHGFDPFRMPSQFATKVGFAQADHLIARHQADGGTLPESIAMVLWGTDNMKSEGAQIAQAMALIGARPRFDDYGRLAGAELISLEELDRPRIDVVVTLSGIFRDLLPLQTRMLAEATYLATVADEPVEQNFVRKHSLAHQAQHGCDLETASLRVFSNAEGAYGANVNMMIDDGVWTDPEELANMFETHKGYAYGRTGEPAQHRELLESELAGVELTYQNLESVELGVTDIDHYVDGLGGMSKAVEKARGNAAPVYVVDATQGDTKVRTLGEQIDLETRTRMLNPKWYEGMLKHGFEGVREIESHVTNTMGWSATTGTVSPWVYQKISETFVLDEAMRARLAELNPKSSSRVADRLLEACDRELWSPDEETLAALRAASDDLEDRLEGLVAAE; this is translated from the coding sequence ATGCCCGGTAATAGCCGTCCTTCCGTCCGCGTCGTCATTGTGACGCTGGACAATCACCTCTCCGGAGCGGTTGAGCGTGCCAACCAGCAGCTTGCAAAGGACAATGTCAGCATCGGTTTTTATGCGGCTGCGGACTGGGATCGCGATGCTTCGGTGCTGGAAAATGCGAAAACAGATATTGCCACAGCCGATATCATTATTTCGACCATGTTGTTCCTGGAAGACCATGTGCGCGCCATTCACCCGGCTTTGTTGGCCCGTCGAGATGATTGCGATGCGATGGTCGGTATAATGTCGACGGCCGATGTTGTGAAGCTGACGCGGCTTGGCGATTATGATATGAGCAAGCCGACCAAGGGGCCGTTGGCGTTGCTAAAGAAACTGCGCGGTTCCAAAAAATCAGGCAGCTCTGGTGCTGGTCAGATGAAGATGCTGCGGCGCTTGCCCAAAATTTTGCGCTTCATTCCTGGCGCTGCGCAGGATGTGCGGCAATATTTCCTGACCCTGCAATATTGGCTCGCCGGTTCTGACGACAATGTCGTTGATATGGTGCGCGGACTTATCGACAAATATGCCAGCGGCGAGCGCGCTGTTCTTAAAGGGCAGTTTGAAGCAGAGCCACCGCGCGAATATCCAGAAGTCGGTGTTTATCATCCGGACCTTGAAGAGCGGTTGACCGAAGATGCCAGCAAGCTTCCAAAAGCGAAAAAGACATCTGGTACAGTCGGCGTGCTGATGTTGCGGTCTTATCTGCTGGGCCGCGACACCGGCCATTATGATGGCATGATCGAAATGCTCGAAGCGCAGGGCCTTCGCGTGATCCCAGCCTTTGCCAATGGACTGGATTCGCGTCCTGCTATCGACAAATATTTCGTTGAAGATGGCAAGCCTGTGGTTGATGCCGTGATCAATTTGACGGGCTTTTCGCTGGTTGGCGGACCCGCTTATAATGATGTCGATGCGGCGGTAGAGACATTGTCGGGACTAGACGTGCCTTATATTGCCGCCCATCCAATCGAGTTTCAGTCTCTCGAACAATGGGGCGCGGGCCAGCGGGGTTTGCTGCCACTCGAAACTACGATGATGCTGGCTATTCCGGAACTCGATGGCGCGATTGCTCCGAGCGTGTTTGGCGGGCGTTCGGACGGTTCTCCCGAAGGGTGCTCCGGCTGCAGCCGCAATTGCCACTTTGCCACCAATGACAATGTCCGCGCCATGGAATTTTGCTTTGAACGGGCGACGGCATTGGCCAAAAAAGTTTCCGAGCTGATTGCCATGCGCCGTGTTGAAAGAGCGCAGCGCAAGCTGGCGATCGTCTTGTTTAACTTCCCGCCCAATGCGGGGGCAGTAGGTTCAGCAGCGCACCTTGCTGTTTTTGAATCACTTCATGCTACTTTACAACGCTTGCAAGCAGAAGGATATGATCTGGAAGCGCCTGCTACGGTGGACGAGCTTCGTGAGACCATTCTTCATGGCAATGCGGAGCAATTTGGCGCTGATGCCAACGTAGCGGTCAAGATCAGTGCGGATGACCATGTCCGTAGCGAGCCTCATTTGAAGGAAATCGAAGCGCAATGGGGACCGGCGCCGGGCCGTCAGCAAAGCGATGGCCAGAGCATCCATGTTTATGGCGCGCATTTCGGCAATATCTTTGTCGGTGTTCAACCGGCTTTCGGCTATGAAGGCGATCCGATGCGGTTGTTGTTTGAAGGCGGCTTCACCCCGACCCATGCTTTCTCGGCCTTCTATCGCTATATCCGCGAGGATTTTGGGGCGCATGCTGCTTTGCATTTCGGCACGCATGGTGCGCTGGAATTCATGCCTGGCAAGCAAGCGGGTATGAGTGCCGATTGCTGGCCGCAGCGGTTGATCGGTGATCTTCCGAATTTCTATCTCTATGCGTCGAATAATCCGTCCGAGGGCATTATCGCCAAGCGCCGGTCGGGTGCGACGTTGATCAGCTATTTGACACCGCCGCTTGCGCAAGCGGGATTATATAAAGGCTTTACCGATCTCAAGGCGCTGCTGGAGCGCTATCGGGTAACGTCAGATGAAGATCAGGAACGTGGCGATCTGGAAGACATGATCCGCGATCAATGCGCAGAACTGGATATCGAAGCGGGCGATATGGATAGCTTGCCCGGACGGCTATATGAAGTTGAACGCGAGCTAATCCCTCAAGGTTTACATGTTTTTGGCGGCAAGCTGCCTGAAGATGATCGCAACAATCTGGTCGACGCGATGTTGGACGCCACACCGGCACTGGAGCGCGCCGATATCGAAGCGAAGCTCGATGCGAACGACGAACTAGATGCATTGGTCGGGGCGCTTGATGGCAATTATGTTCCTCCCGCTCCCGGCGGCGACTTGCTGCATAATGCAGAGATATTGCCAACAGGGCGCAATATTCACGGCTTTGACCCGTTCCGCATGCCCAGCCAGTTCGCGACCAAAGTTGGCTTTGCACAAGCCGATCATCTGATCGCACGGCATCAGGCGGATGGCGGCACGCTCCCTGAAAGCATTGCGATGGTGCTGTGGGGCACGGACAATATGAAAAGCGAGGGCGCACAGATTGCGCAGGCGATGGCCTTGATCGGCGCACGGCCGCGGTTCGATGATTATGGTCGTTTGGCTGGCGCAGAGCTTATTTCGCTGGAAGAATTGGACCGTCCACGGATTGATGTTGTTGTTACGCTATCCGGAATTTTCCGCGACCTTCTGCCATTGCAGACCCGCATGCTTGCCGAGGCAACCTATTTGGCAACGGTAGCGGATGAGCCAGTAGAACAGAATTTTGTCCGTAAACACAGCCTTGCGCATCAGGCGCAGCATGGTTGCGATCTAGAGACCGCAAGCCTGCGTGTCTTTTCCAACGCCGAGGGCGCTTATGGTGCCAATGTCAATATGATGATTGACGACGGCGTTTGGACCGATCCCGAAGAGCTGGCCAATATGTTTGAAACGCACAAGGGCTATGCCTATGGCCGCACGGGTGAACCAGCGCAGCATCGCGAACTGCTCGAAAGCGAACTGGCAGGGGTAGAATTAACCTACCAGAATCTGGAATCAGTTGAACTCGGTGTGACCGACATCGACCATTATGTTGATGGTCTGGGCGGTATGAGTAAAGCGGTCGAAAAAGCCCGTGGCAATGCCGCGCCTGTTTATGTCGTCGACGCGACCCAAGGGGACACGAAAGTCCGCACCCTCGGCGAGCAGATTGATCTGGAAACCCGCACCCGGATGCTCAATCCCAAATGGTATGAAGGCATGCTCAAGCACGGTTTTGAAGGCGTACGCGAGATTGAAAGTCACGTTACCAATACTATGGGCTGGTCAGCGACAACCGGTACGGTTTCCCCTTGGGTCTATCAGAAAATCAGCGAAACCTTTGTTCTTGATGAAGCAATGCGGGCGCGGCTTGCGGAACTTAATCCGAAATCATCATCCCGTGTCGCCGATCGTCTGCTTGAAGCCTGCGACCGCGAATTGTGGAGCCCCGACGAAGAAACTTTGGCAGCTCTCAGAGCAGCCAGCGACGATTTGGAGGACCGGCTCGAAGGCCTGGTCGCAGCAGAATGA